Part of the Undibacter mobilis genome is shown below.
CACCGCCTTGCGGGTGGCGGGTTTCGCCGACTTCCTGGCCGATTTTTTGGCGGCTTTTTTAGCCGGCTTTTTGGCGTTCGTCTTCTTGGCTTTCTTGGCCATCGTCCTGTTCTCCTGTCTCGACCTTGTCCCGGGCGCCGTTAGACGCTTCCGGGCGGGTGTCATTTCTTCTTCAATTGGCTCTGCGGATTGAGATTGCCGATCCGGCCCGACTCGCTGCCGGCGGCCGGATCAAGCACGGCGTTGATCAAGGTCGGCTTGCCCGAATCCATCGCTGCATTAACCGCCCGCTTCAACTCATCCGGTGAGGTCGCGTTGACGCCGACGCCGCCGAAGGCCTCCATCATCTTGTCGTAGCGCGCGCCCTTGACGAATACGGTGGTCGCCGGATCGTCGCTCGTCTTGTTGACGTCGGTGCCACGGTAGATGCCGTCATTGTTGAAAACGACGATACAGACCGGCAGGCCGTAGCGGCAGATGGTCTCGATCTCCATGCCGGAGAAGCCGAATGCCGAATCGCCCTCGACGCACAGCACACGCTGGCCGGTTTCGACCGCGGCGGCGACGGCATAGCCCATGCCGATGCCCATAATGCCCCAGGTGCCGACGTCGATGCGCTTGCGCGGCTTGTAGACATCGATAATGCCGCGCGCGAGATCGAGGGTGTTGGCGCCTTCATTGACAAGGATGGCGTCGGGCCGCTCCTTGACGATGGTGCGCAGCACACCCAGCGCGCCGTGATAATCCATCGGCACATTATTGTTCATCAGACGCGGCGCCATCTTGGCGACGTTCTCCTCGCGCTTCTTGGCGACCGCCGAAACCCAGTCGGCCGACGGCGCCGGCCACTTGTCGCCCATGCCCTTGAGCAGCGCATCAACGCAGGAACCGATGTCGCCAACCACAGGCGCCACGATCTCCACGTTCGAATCCATTTCCTTGGGTTCGATATCGATCTGAATGAATTTCTTCGGCGCGTCGCCCCAAGCCTTGCCCTTGCCGTGCGACAGCAGCCAGTTGAGGCGGGCGCCGATCAGCATGACAACGTCGGAGTCCTTCAGCACGGTCGAACGCGCCGCACCGGCGCATTGCGGATGCGTGTCTGGCAGCAGGCCTTTGGCCATCGACATCGGCAGGAACGGCACGCCGGACTTCTCGATCAGCGCCTTCACCGCATCGTCGGCCTGGGCATAGGCCGCGCCCTTCCCCAGAATGATCAGCGGCTTCTTGGCGCTCTTGAGTACCTCGAGCGCACGCTTGATCGATTCAGGTGCCGGGATCTGCGCGGGCGCAGGATCAATCACCTTGACCAGCGACTTCCTGCCGGCTTCGGCATCCATTACCTGGCCGAACAGCTTGGCCGGCAGGTCGAGATAAACACCACCGGGACGGCCAGAGACGGCGGCGCGGATGGCGCGGGCGAGACCGATGCCGATGTCCTGGGCATGCAGCACACGAAACGCCGCCTTGCACAAAGGCTTGGCAATGGCGAGCTGGTCCATTTCCTCGTAGTCGCCCTGCTGCAGATCGACGATCTCGCGCTCGGACGAGCCTGAAATCAGGATCATCGGAAAGCAGTTGGTGGTGGCATGGGCCAGCGCCGTCAGGCCATTGAGAAAGCCCGGCGCCGAGACTGTGACGCATATGCCCGGCTGCTTCGTAAGATAGCCGGCGATCGATGCGGCGTAACCCGCGGCTTGCTCGTGGCGGAACGACAGCACACGCAGCCCCTCCGCCTGCGACATGCGCAGGAAATCCGTGATCGGAATGCCCGGCACAGCATAGAGCGTCTTGACGCCGTTAAGCTTGAGCGCGTCGATGATGAGATTGAAGCCATCGGTCAGCTCACGCTCACCGCCGGCATCCTGTTTCACCGCTGCTTCTGCCATTATTCTCGCTCCCCTCTTCTTTCATGCTGCGGCCTCCGCTCGCGCCGAGCGCGGCGCGGGACCGCTTCAATCCAATTTCAATCCAGGTAATCGGCAAACTTGGCCACGTGATCGGCCAGGCCGAGCGCATGATCGCGTACGAGCTGTTCGGCGCGCTTGGTGTCGCGCGCTTCCAGCGCCTCGATGATCGCCATATGATCCTTGATCGACCGGTCGGCACGATCCTTCTCACCGATGGTGGTTCGGCGAATCATCCGCATGTGCGTGAACAGGTTGGCCGCCAGATCGATCAGCACGCTGTTCTTGCTCAGGCGGATGATGGTCTGGTGAAATTCGATATTGGCGTCGGAATATTCATCGAGATGGGCGCGCAGCTCACCGTCGATGAATGCTGCGAACATCTCGCGCAGACCTTCGATCTCGTCATCGGTCGCGGCTTGGGTGATCAGGCGCGCCGCCATGCTCTCGAGCGCCGCCCAGGCCGTGATCATCTCGATCACTTCCTGCCTGGTCTTGCGCACGACATAGATGCCGCGCCGCGGCACCGAACGCACGAAGCCTTCGCTTTCGAGCTGTGCCATGGCCTCACGCACCGGCGTGCGGGAAATGCCAAAGTCCTGCGCCAGCTTGCGCTCGTCGAGCCGAATTTCGTCGCGGCTATGATAGATGTCCATCGCCACGATGGCGTTCTTCAGCGCCGTATAGGCCTTGTGCTTGAAGCTCGGCGACTCCTCGATCGGCGCCAAAGACGGCCGCTCAACGCCCGCTGGCGTGCGCACGGCATTGCCGGCGCGGCCGCGCGGGGAAGCACTCCGGGTACCGATGCCTTTGACGCTCATGATCACCTGAATACCGCTCTGGTATACAATATGCCAGAGGGCCAATGGGGCTGCAACCGTGCCTCCCGTCGTCCCTCGTAATTATTCTGCCGCCCGCGGTTCGGGCGACGAGCCGCGAATGCGCGTCCACGTGTTCTGAATGATCGGCCAGAACAGTGCGATCAGGCCGAGGGTCATGATGGTCGAGACCAAGCCGTTCGAGAAAAAGACGTTGAGGCCGCCTTGCGACGCCAACAGCGACTGGCGGAAGGCCTCTTCCGCCTTGTCGCCGAGCACGATCGCGAGAACCATCGGCGCGAGCGGGTAGTTCGTCTTTTTCATGAAGTAGCCGGCGACGCCGAACACCATCATCATGATTACGTCGAACGTGTTGTTGTGAACGGTGTAGGCGCCAATAGCGCAGAGCACGAGAATGATCGGCGCGATAACGCTGAACGGAATGCGCAGGATGGCGGCGAACAGCGGCACACAGGTCAGCACGATGATCAGGCCGACGATGTTGCCCATGTACATGGAGGCGATGAGGCCCCAGACGAAGTCCTTCTGCTCAACGAACAGCAGAGGACCGGGCTGCAGGCCCCAGATCAGGAGGCCGCCGAGCAGCACCGCCGCCGTCGGCGAACCGGGGACGCCAAGCGAAATCATCGGCAGCAGCGCCGCGGTGCCGGCGGCATGCGCCGCGGTTTCCGGCGCGATGACGCCTTCGATTTCGCCCTTGCCGAAGTTCTTGCCCCGCTTGGAGATGCGCTTGGCAATGCCGTAGCTCATGAACGAGGCAGGCGTCGCGCCGGCCGGCGAAATGCCCATCCAGCAGCCTATGAGGCAGGAGCGCAGCGACAACATCCAGTACTTCGGCAGCTCCATCCAGGTTTTCAGCACGACCTTCATACTGATCTTGGCAGCTTTGCCGCGGAACGACAGGCCCTCCTCCATCGTCAGCAGGATTTCGCCGATACCGAACAGGCCGATCACGGCGATGAGGAAATCGAAGCCACCCAGCATCGACTCAAAGCCGAACGTGAGGCGGAGCTGGCCGGTGACTTGGTCGAGACCGACCGCACCGAGCGCGAAGCCGACCATCATCGAGGCGACCGTCTTGAACGGCGGTTCTTTCGACAAGCCAACGAAACTACAGAACGCGAGGAAATAGACAGAGAAGATCTCGGGGGGCCCAAAGCGCAGCGCGAAACTGGCCACCAGCGGCGCGACCAGCGTGATCATGATGACGGCGAACAGCGCGCCAACGAAGGACGACGTGAAAGCAGCGGTCAGGGCCTCGCCGGCTTTGCCCTGCTGCGCCATCGGATAACCGTCGAATGTTGTCGCGACGGACCATGGCTCGCCGGGTATATTGAACAGAATCGAGGTGATGGCGCCGCCGAACAGCGCGCCCCAGTAAATGCAGGACAACATGATGATCGCCGATGTCGGCGACATTGAGAATGTCAGCGGCAGCAGGATGGCCACGCCATTGGCGCCGCCCAGGCCCGGCAGCACGCCGACGATAACGCCGAGCACGATGCCGACTACCATCAGCAACAGGTTGAACGGCTGCACGACAACCGAGAAGCCGTGAAACAGATTACCGATATCTTCAAACATTGCCGTCCCCTGCTGCGATCCGCGCGGCGTTAAAAACCGAGAAGTTTCTCGACCGGGCCTTTGGGCAGCGGCACGAGGAACCATTTCTCGAAAATGACGAAGACCAGAATTGGCATGCCGATCGCAATCGGCAATGTCACCTGCGGCCGGTAGCGCCCCAGCCACGTCATGAAGACCGCGATCAGGATGATCGAGGCGACGTAGATACCGATGTAGGGGATAGCGAACACATAGATGGTCGTCGGTACAACGACCGAGGACACCTGGCGCAGTTGAAGCCAGGTCGCGAACACTTTGCCGTCACCCTTCGTATTCCAGGCATGCATCAGATTGACGGCGCTGGAGATCAGAATGGAAAGACCGATATAGAACGGAAAGAATCCAGCCTGCGGTCCGTCGGAGCCCCAACCGGCCCCGACCTGGAGGCTGCCAATAACGGCGATGAGGCCAATCAGGGCCACGAATATCGTCACACCGATTTCGACGCCCCGGTGGGACGGCCCTGCGCCGCCCGTTTCATGCATCATGTCGCTCATATCGCCCTCGACTGGATGTGACGTATCTTTCGCGAGCGGATTGGCTCGCGTCGGTAAACTGACGTTCGCTTGTGGACCGGATTTGCTGCCTGCCGACCGGCTCGGACCGGCCTCCATGGCCGGTCCGGCGTGATCGTTAGCTGGACTCTTTAGTTAGATTTGGCGAGGAAACCCGCCTCCTTCATCAGGTCTTCGTGGGTCTTCTCGGCCGCCGCAACCCACTTGGCGTATTCGTCGCCGCTCATGAAGGTCTGATTGAAAGCGCCGTCGTTCATCAACTTCTTCCATTCCGGCGTCTCCCGCACCTTCTTGAAGAGATCGACGTAGTAGTCGACGACTTCCTTGCTGACGCCCGCCGGCATGAAGTAGCCACGCAACATCAGATACTCGACGTCGATGCCTTCCGACTTGCAGGTTGGGATCGAATCCCAGGCGAGATCGCCCGCAATCTTGTCGTGATAGTCGAGCTTCTTGGTATCGAAAACACAGAGCGGGCGCAGCTTGCCGGCACGCCAATGGGCCACCGCTTCGATCGGATTGTTGACCGACGAGTTGATGTGGTTGCCGACGAGCTGCACGGCGACTTCACCGCCGCCTTTGTACGGAATGTAGGTCATCTTCTTGCCGACGACCTTCTGCAGCGCCACGGTGATGATCTGGTCTTCCTGCTTCGAACCGGTGCCGCCCATCTTGAACTGACCGTCGGCTCCGGCCTTAATCGCAGCAACATATTCCTTGGCGGTCTTGTAGGGCGATTCAGCGTTGACCCAGAGCACGAACTCGTCGAGCGCCATCATCGCGACCGGGGTCATGTCCTTCCAGGAGAAGGGGATTCCGGTGGCCATCGGCGTGGTGAACAGATTCGATAGCGTGATGACCAGCTTATGATCATTGCCCTTCGAGTTTTTGATGTCGAGAAAGCCTTCGCCGCCAGCGCCGCCGGACTTATTGACGACGACGACAGATTGCTTCGACAGATTGTGCTTGGTGATAATGCCTTGCATCGCGCGGGCCATCTGGTCAGCGCCACCGCCAGTGCCAGCCGGTACGATGATTTCGATAGGGTGGTTCGGCTCCCATGCCTGGGCCGGCACGGTCGTCAGCGCGAAGACGCCGCTCGTTAGAGCGGCGGTACCGATCGTCAGAAGCTTTTTGGCAGCGGACATCGCATCCTCCCTGTTATATTTTCATTGTGGCCGGGCTTCGCCGCCGGCTCGTGTTCTTGGGCGCCTAATATCTAGTTGGCGTATATGATATACATAATACCAATATAAACTTGCATGCTCCGCAAGCACAAAACACGCGATTTCGCCGGTGCAATCGCAGCAAACGTCGCTGCGGCGCAATGGCCACGATCCATAAATGCGATCAAAACCGTTGGAGTTACTACGCGCGTCTCAATCGAGTGGCTTCAGAGCCACCGCTGCGGGCTCAAAACATCGTCGGAAAACGGTCTTCTTCAAAAAGACGTCGACCGCAGCGCACAAAGCTATGTCGACAGGCGCATTACCCTGAATTACCGCCAGTCGGCGACGCGCTGCAGTTCCGCGGCGTTTAGAATGGTGAGCGTGCGGCCTCCAATTTCGATCATGCCGGCACGCTGCAATTCGCCGAGGATCTTGCTGACATGAACGGGGGTCAGCCCGGTCGCATCAGCGATATGACGCTGGCGCAGCGGAAAATCGAAGGTCTGCGTACGGACTGTCGAGCGCCGAGCGACCTTCTCCGACAAGCGCAGAATGAGGCGGGCGATACGCTCGTCGGCGCGGCGGCGGCCGAGATCAAGCGCGAGTTGGTCGGCGCGTGACTTTGCCTCGTTCCAAAGCTTGAACAGGCGCTCAAGAAGATCCGAACGCCCAAACAGAAGCTCCTTGAGCTCGTCGCGCTTGAATTTCCGATAGGTGACCTCGGTAATTGCCTCCACGGTGTGACCTGACAACGGCGCGATCAAGCTGCCGATCGAAACGACATCACCGGGCAACAGAAAGGAAATGATCTGCCGCCTGCCGTCCGGCAGCGCGATCGAGGACATGGCCCAGCCGCTGCAGACAATCGGTACAAACTCCGACCACTCCTTCGGATGGAGAATGAGGCGGCGCGCCGGGATGGTGTGCAGCGTGCTGGCAACCGGCAAGGACTGCTGTTCGCTGGCGGACTTGGAAAGCCCCCCGCACAGAAGATTATAGGCCGGGCAAAGTGAGCAGGCCGTGTCGCAGGACACGGCACACATCGTGGCGGCCACTTTCGGCTCTTCAGTGGGCTGCGCCGTCGTAGAGCCGATCATCGTATCGGCCATGTGACCGGCGAGTGCGCCGGTACTGCTGCCGAGCATGGGGCTTTCAATGGACGGTTTGGGGATATTTCGGGTCGCGAGATTTGTCACAGGATGCAGATCCGGCTGTTAATAACGGAAATCGTTCACAGGAACGCGTTACAACCGCGGGTGGATTTGCTTGTTTAGTGCAATCTCTACGTCCGCATTCTGAGCACCGGCGCCTGCGATCCAAGACTTCCTCGAATCGCCGCCGGCAAGTTCCCAGTTAACATACGTCTTCTACATTTGGAGTACAGTACAAAGACATTAAACTAGATTGCCATTCCCTAACTGCGCACCGCAATACAGTCGAAGACCCAGAATAACTTGCAGTTGTATGTAGTTGTGGTCCTGGCCTGAGCCGATTTTTGGGCACCGTAAATTTCACGCGAATCTCACGTGTTTTAGGACGGGTTACCATGTGCTCCTGGCGGGGCGCCATGAACCGAATGTTTATCATTCTAGGTTGTCATACTGAGGCAAAGATTTGCTTAACGGCCCGTTAGCCTGAATCGGCAAAGTTGTGCGGAACCCGCCGAGATTTCACAACGCACGACCATAGCGGCACTGTTCTGCGTTCCCTGTTTCTGATCGCGCGCGATTGATCGTTCGGTCTCAAGGCCTGGAATGAAAAACTCCACCATCAATCTGCGCGACCTGCTCATCCTTGTCGCCGACCCGAATTCATATCTGCGCCGTGTCATCAACGGCATGTTGCGCGGATTCGGCGCCAACAAGGTCATGGAAGTGGACAGCGCCACCGGTCTGTTTCAGGCGCTGTCCAGCCAGAAGGTCGATATTCTGCTGTGCGACATGCGCCTGCCGCCGCACGGCGGGCTGAAGCTGACCCGCACCATCCGCCGCAATGCCGACAACGAAAACCGGACGATGCCGATTCTTCTGATGTCGAGCGACACCAGCGAGTCGACGGTGAAGAACGCACGCGATGCCGGCGCCAATATCGTCGTCGCCAAGCCGATGTCGCCCAGCGGCCTTTATGACCGCTTGGGCTGGATCGTGTTCAACCCGCGGCCCTTTGTCGATTGTGCGACCTATTTCGGTCCGGACCGCCGCTTCAAGATCGAGGGTTATCCAGGCGGCGTCGGTCGCCGCAAAGGCGATAAGGCGATCGAGGTCGCAGCGGAAGAAGGCCCCAGTCTCAATCAGAATGACATTGACAGCCTTTTCTCGAACGCCCGGGCAGGACAAGACTGATGGCCACCAAGCAAGGCAACAGCGAAGCCAACATCTTCTATGCCGATACCCGGTTCGAGCGAATGGCCCGCCGTCCCGGCGGCGTCAGCCGCGAGGAAGCGATCGAGCGGGCACAAGGCGCGGTCGAAGAGCTCAAGACAGACTTCATCGCCTGGATCGACGAACAGTATAACGAACTCAGCACCACGCTTGCCGACGTCGCCAGGAATCCTGCCGACAAAGCCGCTCTTGAGCGCGCTCATCAGAAGAGCGCCTATCTGCGCGATGTCGGCGGCACCATGGGCTATACCCTCGTGACATTCGTCGCCACTACTCTATGCGACGTTCTCGATGCCTATATCGCTGGCGCACCGTTCGACAAGAACGTCACCGACTGCCACATGGATGCGTTCCTGCTGGCGCGCACCGACGAATACCGCCACATGCGCCCTCAGGAAGTGCCGGAGCTGGCCAAGGGGCTGCTGCGCGTCGTTGAAGTGGCGAGCATCGTGCCGCCGGGCGACAGCACCGAATAGCACTCGCTTTGCCGGTTGGCTGGCGCCGACCTATCAGGACGGCCGCCGGCTCCGCTGGAACGCGATAACCTGCGCCGCCGTCTCCGGCTTGAGCTTGTTGTAGATCGAGCGGCAATTGTCGACCGTGTCAGCGGCTAGTCCGCTGCGACCGGCGCACAGCATTAGAATGGCCCGCGTAGTCGCCCAGGACAGCCCGATAGCCTTGGCCACCAGCAGGATCATTTCCTCGCGATCGAAGATCATCGCGCGCTCCACCAGGGTCAGCGGCAGGTCGCCCATCACCGACAACGCCACAGCCGTCTCCTCGAACTTACCGGCACGCGCGAAGGCGTCGACGTCACGTTCCGTGAGGTTATCGGCCCGCTTCATGTTCTCAATGAGGTCACGCGCGGCGGTATAGTCGTGCGAGAGCACAGCTTGCTTCTGGATATCGGAAGCCACCTTGTCGACGACGGTCTCGACATGGCTGGCGATTTCCGGATGCGCGGACTGCAGCACCTCGCGCACCGCGTTCGACGCGGTCGAGAGAAGGCGCAAGAAGTGCTGGCGCGGAATTTCCGGACGCGAACCAACCGTGCGGGCCAACTCGTCGTCCCCCTGCGACCGCCTGATCAGCCGCAGATAGCCGGTGTCCGAGAACCTGGCCCCTCTGTTGCGCGCGACATTAAGGGCAACCTCGCGATCGCCACGCTCGACCAGGACGTCAGTTACGGTCTCGGCGAGTTCCTTACGGTTCGCGATCGCCATCAAATGCGGCTGGCTCTTGGTGCGTGCGGTTTCGACCAGCGAGACATTGTCGATGCGGCCGGATTCCACCAGCACTGGCCCGGCCACGGAGATATCGTCATCCATCGCCAGTTCGCGGATTACACCCGGCGGCGCGTTCGAAACGGATTTGAGACGCTCGGCTAGCGCGGCACGCGCCGACGTCTCGATATCAGCCATCAGGTGTCGAAACACCTGATCGAACATCTTGACGTGATCTTCCGAAAAATGACTGGCGCCGAATACGAACAGATCGGTGACCCGGCGCAGCGTCTTGGCGCGTTTGTCGGCCGGCCCGTTGGTGAGCACTTCTTCCAGTTCGGACAGAAAGGCATTGTTCGACATTCGCGTCTCCTATGCCACAGCCGCAGCGTCAGTAAACGACATCACGGCCAATCTCCGCCGCCTGCTCGGGCGAAATTTCCGGCAGCATCACGTCATCCAATTCCGGCTGCAGGCGGCTGAGCAACCGTTCTTTCAGGTCGGCAACCGTAATATCGCCGATAACGTCATGGCCAAGCCGCGTGCGTGCTTCTCCGCTTTCCGGGGTCGAGGAATGCGCCTGCGCATAGCGCGCTAGTGTCTCGGCGAGTGCTTCGAACTCCTGTTTGAGGCGATCGAAGCTCTGTAAAACGACAACCGTGTCACGATCCGGCTTGTTGCTCATGACAAAATCCGTGACTCGGCCGACGGTTTCGTCGAGTCTCCAGACGTTGTCGAGCATCATGGCGGCCAAGACCGCCAGGAAAGCGCTGACATCGTTGTCGGTTTCTTCTCCTGCCACGAATTTACCTCAGAACGATCCGTCTTTTCGCCCCGGTCACGACAGCTTGCCGATGACCTGTTCGATCTTGTCGCGCAGAATCGCCGATGTGAACGGCTTGACCAGATAGTTGTTCACACCAGCCTGCGCGGCCTTGACCACCAGTTCGCGGTCTCCGCGGCCGGTGAGCATGATGAACGGCACCTTGCGGGCGACAGGATGACCGCGAACCGCTCGCAGAAGACCGAGCCCGTCCATCTCCGGCATGTTGTAGTCGGAAATGATCAGGTCGAGCGGCTGTACCGCCGCCGTTTCCATCGCTTGGACGCCGTTTTCGGCCTCATGAATGTGGCGGAATCCGATTTCCTCGAGCGCCATGCGGGTCATTTGCCGCACGCTGTTCTGGTCGTCGACGACGAGAACCTTGATAGCTCCGGGTACTGGCATCTTGTTACACTCCTTAAAGCGGCCTGCGGTCGTTGGTGGACCGCATCTATCCGTTAGTTCAACGCGGGCTGAGCCGCTCTGGTGGTAGCGTGGTTCGTAATGGGCGTCTGGGCAGCAAGGTCGGCCAGCTTCTCGACGTCGAGGATGAAGGCGACCCGGCCGTTGCCGAGGATCGTGGCGGCGGCGATACCGGGCACGGCGCCGTAGCTTTCCTCGATGCTCTTGATCACGACCTGCTGGTGGCCGAGCAACTCGTCGACCACTAGGCCGATGCGCGAACCATCGCCGTTATCGGTGACGATGACAACGCGCTCGGTATTGGCACCCGATGCTGCATCGACGCCGAGCAGATCGGACAGCAGGATGATGGGCACGAATTCGCCACGCAACTGCAGCATACCGTGGGTGCCGATCAGAGCGTTGATTTCACCGCGCGACGGCCGCAAGCACTCGACGATCGCCGACAACGGCATGACATAGGTCTGCGTGCCGACCTTGATCACCATGCCGTCCATTACCGCCAGCGTCAGCGGCAGCGCAAGCTGGATGGTCATGCCCTGGCCACGCGCTGACTTGAGCGTAATACGACCACCGAGATCCTGAATGTTGCTGCGTACGACATCCATGCCAACACCACGGCCCGAAATGTCTGAAATTGTCTCCGCAGTGGAGAAGCCCGGCATCATGATGAGATTGTTGATCTCGTCCTCGGTGAGCTGCGCGTCAGCGCCAACCAGGCCCTTCTCGCGCGCGATCTTGAGTACCCGCTCGGAGTTGATGCCGGCGCCATCGTCCTTGATCTCGATGACGATACGGCCGCCGCGATGCTCGGCTGCCAAACGGACCACGCCTTCCTCCGGCTTGCCGGCAGCGATACGCGCGGACGGCGTCTCGATGCCGTGATCAACCGAATTGCGGATGATATGCGTGAGTGGGTCGCCGAGACGCTCGATGATCGAGCGGTCCACCTCAGTCGTTTCACCGTGCGTTTCGAGCCGCACCTTCTTGTGCGTCTTGGCCGCGACTTCGCGGACCAGACGCGGCATGCGCTGGAACACCGAGCCGACCGGCTGGGCGCGCATGGACATTACGCTGTCCTTGAGTTCGCGGGTGTGATGCGCCACCTCATCGAGGATCTGGACGAGCCGCATGCTAGTCGACTCCGGCAAATCCTGCACGATCTGGCCCAGCATGGCCTGCGAGATGACGAGTTCACCGACCATGTTGACGACGCGGTCGATACGTTCGAGTTCGATGCGCGTCGTGGTCGCAGCCGGCTTGCCGCGGCCGGCGCCGCCACCTGATTCACCTTCGGATTTCGCCATGTTAGGCTTGGCTTCTGCCTTGGGCGCCGGCATGGCCGGCGCGACGGGGGGCGCCTCGATAACAGGAAGCGCGCCAACCTCGTTCATGGCTGCGGCATACGGCACGGGGGCGGGCGAAGCCGGCTCAGCAGCCACCGGCGGAGGCGTGAGATCCTCGATCGACAATTCGCAGTCGCCCATCACGAACTCAAAGACCTCATCCAAGCTGGCGCGCTTCTCCTGCGTGCGCAGGGTCGCAGTCCACCACAGATAGGGAGCGTCGGTTTCAATGTCGTTCAGCGCCGGCAAGTCGTCGCAATTGGCAACAATCTCCGCCTCGCCGAGTTTGCGCAATTCGCGCAGCACGTAGAGCGGCTCGTTAGCCTTCTTCAGCATCTCCGGCTTCGGCCGGAACACGATTTTGTAGACATGGCTGCCGTCGCCGGCCGGCACGTCATCCGCGCCCAAGTCGTCGAGATTGACGGCGACCGGCATGAAATCGAGGCCATCAAATTCGGCCGGCGCGATATCGCCATCGTCGGCCGCGCCACCGCCCTGCTCGATAATGTGTTCGAGCGCGCTGCGCACGTCGGCACCAAAACCCGCTGCAATCGCCTCTCCGCCGCGAGACATTTGCACCAGATCGGAGAGCACGTCGCTCGCCGACAGAAGAACGTCAAGATTATCCGGCGTAGCCGTCAGGCTGCCGTTGCGCAGGCCATCGAGCACCGTTTCGAAGACATGGGCGAACCCGACGAGTTGCTCGAAGCCGAATATTCCGGCGCCGCCCTTGACCGAGTGGACCCCGCGAAACACGGCATTGATTGTTTCGTCATTGCCCTCGCCCGACCGGATGTCGGTGAGACCAATTTCGATCTGCTGCATCGCTTCGTCGCACTCGTCGAAGAATGTCTTCTTCAGATCGTCCAAGCTTGCCATGTCGTTCAGCCTTATCCGTCAGTCTTGACTCATCGAGCAGTTAGGGCGCGACCTTGCGCACCGTGGCGACCAGGCGGTCCGGG
Proteins encoded:
- the oxc gene encoding oxalyl-CoA decarboxylase, whose protein sequence is MAEAAVKQDAGGERELTDGFNLIIDALKLNGVKTLYAVPGIPITDFLRMSQAEGLRVLSFRHEQAAGYAASIAGYLTKQPGICVTVSAPGFLNGLTALAHATTNCFPMILISGSSEREIVDLQQGDYEEMDQLAIAKPLCKAAFRVLHAQDIGIGLARAIRAAVSGRPGGVYLDLPAKLFGQVMDAEAGRKSLVKVIDPAPAQIPAPESIKRALEVLKSAKKPLIILGKGAAYAQADDAVKALIEKSGVPFLPMSMAKGLLPDTHPQCAGAARSTVLKDSDVVMLIGARLNWLLSHGKGKAWGDAPKKFIQIDIEPKEMDSNVEIVAPVVGDIGSCVDALLKGMGDKWPAPSADWVSAVAKKREENVAKMAPRLMNNNVPMDYHGALGVLRTIVKERPDAILVNEGANTLDLARGIIDVYKPRKRIDVGTWGIMGIGMGYAVAAAVETGQRVLCVEGDSAFGFSGMEIETICRYGLPVCIVVFNNDGIYRGTDVNKTSDDPATTVFVKGARYDKMMEAFGGVGVNATSPDELKRAVNAAMDSGKPTLINAVLDPAAGSESGRIGNLNPQSQLKKK
- a CDS encoding GntR family transcriptional regulator; its protein translation is MSVKGIGTRSASPRGRAGNAVRTPAGVERPSLAPIEESPSFKHKAYTALKNAIVAMDIYHSRDEIRLDERKLAQDFGISRTPVREAMAQLESEGFVRSVPRRGIYVVRKTRQEVIEMITAWAALESMAARLITQAATDDEIEGLREMFAAFIDGELRAHLDEYSDANIEFHQTIIRLSKNSVLIDLAANLFTHMRMIRRTTIGEKDRADRSIKDHMAIIEALEARDTKRAEQLVRDHALGLADHVAKFADYLD
- a CDS encoding tripartite tricarboxylate transporter permease, which encodes MFEDIGNLFHGFSVVVQPFNLLLMVVGIVLGVIVGVLPGLGGANGVAILLPLTFSMSPTSAIIMLSCIYWGALFGGAITSILFNIPGEPWSVATTFDGYPMAQQGKAGEALTAAFTSSFVGALFAVIMITLVAPLVASFALRFGPPEIFSVYFLAFCSFVGLSKEPPFKTVASMMVGFALGAVGLDQVTGQLRLTFGFESMLGGFDFLIAVIGLFGIGEILLTMEEGLSFRGKAAKISMKVVLKTWMELPKYWMLSLRSCLIGCWMGISPAGATPASFMSYGIAKRISKRGKNFGKGEIEGVIAPETAAHAAGTAALLPMISLGVPGSPTAAVLLGGLLIWGLQPGPLLFVEQKDFVWGLIASMYMGNIVGLIIVLTCVPLFAAILRIPFSVIAPIILVLCAIGAYTVHNNTFDVIMMMVFGVAGYFMKKTNYPLAPMVLAIVLGDKAEEAFRQSLLASQGGLNVFFSNGLVSTIMTLGLIALFWPIIQNTWTRIRGSSPEPRAAE
- a CDS encoding tripartite tricarboxylate transporter TctB family protein codes for the protein MSDMMHETGGAGPSHRGVEIGVTIFVALIGLIAVIGSLQVGAGWGSDGPQAGFFPFYIGLSILISSAVNLMHAWNTKGDGKVFATWLQLRQVSSVVVPTTIYVFAIPYIGIYVASIILIAVFMTWLGRYRPQVTLPIAIGMPILVFVIFEKWFLVPLPKGPVEKLLGF
- a CDS encoding Bug family tripartite tricarboxylate transporter substrate binding protein, which translates into the protein MSAAKKLLTIGTAALTSGVFALTTVPAQAWEPNHPIEIIVPAGTGGGADQMARAMQGIITKHNLSKQSVVVVNKSGGAGGEGFLDIKNSKGNDHKLVITLSNLFTTPMATGIPFSWKDMTPVAMMALDEFVLWVNAESPYKTAKEYVAAIKAGADGQFKMGGTGSKQEDQIITVALQKVVGKKMTYIPYKGGGEVAVQLVGNHINSSVNNPIEAVAHWRAGKLRPLCVFDTKKLDYHDKIAGDLAWDSIPTCKSEGIDVEYLMLRGYFMPAGVSKEVVDYYVDLFKKVRETPEWKKLMNDGAFNQTFMSGDEYAKWVAAAEKTHEDLMKEAGFLAKSN
- a CDS encoding Crp/Fnr family transcriptional regulator, translating into MLGSSTGALAGHMADTMIGSTTAQPTEEPKVAATMCAVSCDTACSLCPAYNLLCGGLSKSASEQQSLPVASTLHTIPARRLILHPKEWSEFVPIVCSGWAMSSIALPDGRRQIISFLLPGDVVSIGSLIAPLSGHTVEAITEVTYRKFKRDELKELLFGRSDLLERLFKLWNEAKSRADQLALDLGRRRADERIARLILRLSEKVARRSTVRTQTFDFPLRQRHIADATGLTPVHVSKILGELQRAGMIEIGGRTLTILNAAELQRVADWR
- a CDS encoding response regulator, which codes for MKNSTINLRDLLILVADPNSYLRRVINGMLRGFGANKVMEVDSATGLFQALSSQKVDILLCDMRLPPHGGLKLTRTIRRNADNENRTMPILLMSSDTSESTVKNARDAGANIVVAKPMSPSGLYDRLGWIVFNPRPFVDCATYFGPDRRFKIEGYPGGVGRRKGDKAIEVAAEEGPSLNQNDIDSLFSNARAGQD